CTAGACACCACCCAGTCTCCACCACCTCCACCGCCGAAGTTGGAGCAGTACTCTCCTCAAATAATATTACTCCAGAGCCCTCGGCGATTACGAACGGCACCGAATAACCCGCCTTCCCACCCCTAACCTTCTTCACTAATATCTCTCTAATAGCGCCGTAGGGCTTTAGGTCATATACCAACTCAATGACGTTGTCGGCTATGTACGCCACCTTCTCCGCCACCTCTCTCTCTGCGGTTAAAAACACGTCTATACCCGCCTGCTTAATGACTCTATACACCACGTTGTGGATAACATCAACCCCACCCCCAAGACTCAGAAATTCTGTAATAGAGTCGATAACCAAAGCCCCGGGCCTCTCCCGGATCACCGAGTCCACCAACGTGTTAAAGAAGGCCCCTGCCTCTGCTAGAGGAGCCTCCCAAAACACCAGCCTATCGCCAAAGTCGTAGCCAAGCGCCGCCATGTTTTTCCTAAAAGCTACTTCATCCTCAAACGCAGAGACCCAAAACACCTTGTCGTAATTCCCATGGACATACCAAGCGGTTAGCGTCGTCTTCCCTGATCCAGGCGGCCCGTAAACCAGGGTAACGCCGCGCAACTTCATAGCCTCCCCAAAATCTTCCCTATTTCCTCTATAGACTTTACACAGCCCTGCCTCTCGAGCCATGTCTTGAACATGTAGAGAAAAAGCTCGGCGTTGTGTTGACCCAGGGCTCCGCTCAGCACTTGGTACACCGACGACGGATTCTCCAGAATTATCTGCTCAAATGACTTGCCAAATCTAGACAACACACGGTAGTGGATAAAAGTCCTAAGCGAGGAGTTGAGGGAGGTGTAGAATTTTACAAAACCACGGAGAAGTTCAACATCTTCACATTTAGGATGCTCAAAGCGCTCAGATCGCGCCTCTTTCTTGATGCTTTCCCCTATTTGAGACACAAACTACAAAAAAGGACCTTGATATATGTTTTACTGTGTAGTAACGGAAAAAGATTCAAAACCTATTTTTAAATATTTGCCATTGAGTCAAAAATAACGTAGAAAATAAAGCCGACTATGGGGATGTAGATAAGCGCCATGAACAACATCAACGTCAGGGGGTCAACGTTCATTGGGCCGGCCTGCAGGGCGCCCAGGGGGCTGAAGGCAAGCGCCACTATATAGACAAGGAGGGGGAGCAACATGACCACAACCACAAAGATTTCAAACATGAGGGAGAGGGACCTCACCAGCGACTGCGCCTTCACCTGCTTAGCCCTAAGCATCCAGTCGAGCCTAGCCATCAGCACAAGATCCACGCGTTGCGTAATCCGGGACGACTTAGTAATCAGCTCCACTGTCTCCCTGTACGAGGGGCTCGGCACCCTCTCCGCGCTGTGGGCCAGAGCCTCCTCGGGGCTGGAGCCCATCACCACCATCTCCCTAGCCGCCAGCGCCAGCTCCCTTGCGATGAACCGGTCCTCCTCCACCTCGGCCAGCCTCGTCACCACGCGCCCAAGCGGCAGGCCAGCCGCGAGGAGGGGGAGCATCACGCCCAGCGTATAGACAAAATTGTTTTCAAAATGGCTACGCCTCGCCGTGATTAAGTACACGGGGTAGAGCAAAACCCCGGCAAACGTCAGCAAAGCCGCCACTGCGCCGATGGCCACGGCGGCGACGGGGCCGAACAGAAACAGCGCCACGATCCCCGCCGCGGCTCCCGCGGCGATCGGCGCCACCACTAGTACAAAGAGGTAGCGGCGGTAGGAGAAGGCCAAGCCGCTTTGGCGGTACAGCTCGTAGATCATACGGCGCCCCGCCTAACCTCCTCAAGCGTGCGGTCGGGGTCTATGTGGTATTTTGTGAATATTTTGGCGACGACGTACGGCGTGGAGAAGCCGTGTTTCACCATTTCGGCTATCAACGCCTTCCTCCTCTCCAACTCTCTTTTCAAATAATCCAGAGAGACAAACCTAGTTCTTGAAATAGTCTCGAGGTGGCGGCTCTCCTCCACCTGTTCCAGCCTGTCGGCCTCGGGGTTCCACCTGTATACGTAGTGTAGCCTGGGGCGCCCTCCGCGCGTCACACCCATGTTCTCCGCGATCTCCACCACCCGCCTGGTGATCTGGCCCCCCACCTTCACCCTCAAAATCCTCACGAAGACGTGTGCGAGGCCCACCAACATGGGGGGTACGTGCATAGGCCTGGTGAGGAGCCTCCTCACCGCGTCTTCTATAGTCTCTGCGTGTATAGTCGTGGCGCCGGAGTGGCCCGAGCCGAAGGCCTGGAACAGTACGTAGGCCTCCTCCCCCCTCACCTCGCCAACCACCACGTAGTCGGGTCGGGACCTCATGGCTATGGCCAGGAGGTCAAACGCGGAGACGTCCCTCACCCCCTCGTGCCTCCCCGGCCTAGTCAAGAGGGCCTGCCAGTGGTCGTGAATTATGTTGATCTCCCTGGTGTCCTCTATGGTTAAGATCTTGGCGTCCGGCCTCACCAGGTACAGCAGGGCGTTGAGGAGGGTGGTCTTCCCCGCCCCCGTGGGCCCAACGATGACGATATTCCTCCCGTAGTCAAGCATAAGCCAGAGGTAGGCCACGGCGTCGCTGGAGATGGTGCCCATCTTCACCATATCCACCAGGGTGATGGGCACCACGAAGTACTTCCTCACCACGAAGCTCGGCCCCCTAGGCGAAACTGGCGGAATTGCCAGTTCCACGCGGAACCCCTCCGGCAACATGCCCTCAAGCACGGGGTCGGCGTAGGACACAGGCCTCCCCACCAAGGCGGAGAACCTTTGTACGTAGCCGTCCAGCTCCTCCGCCGTGAGGACTATGTCCGTCTTCAGCGACTCCCAGCGGCTGTGCCAGATGTAGACGTGCCCCGGGCCGTCGACGTGTATATCCTCGATAAAGGGATCCCTAACCAGGGGGTCAAGCCTCCCGTAGCCGAGCAGATCCCGGCGCAGGAAGTACATCAGCTTCCCCCACCTCCTCTCGTCTATCCTTATCTTAAACTCCGACGCCGCCCGCCTCGCCAGCTCCTCCAGATACTCGGCCCTCCTCTCCCGCGCAAGCTTCAACACGCCGTCCCTCACCTCGCCCACGTTCTGCACAGCCCGCTTCAACGCCGCCAGCTGGCGGGCCTCCTCCTCGCTCAGAGGCGGCTCCACCGGGCGGTACCTCCTAAACCCCTCCCCATCTACGTAAACCACTGCCTGTACATACTCCGACACCTCGTACTGATCCAAGATGTTTAGAACCCCAGCCACATCGGCGCCCATAGCCCCACCCCTACCATAATCACCCCAGCCCCCCCGTGGACCATCCCCGCCCTAGCGCTCCCGCTGACCAACCTGCCCACCACAGCCCCACCCACGACGCTGTTGGCAATGCCAGATATATAAAGCACGCGGATAGCCAAATCTCGGCTAACCACAGCCGGCTGTATGCCCTGTATCGGGCCCGCCGAGGCGGCGGAGAACTTCGCCAGCTCGGGCAGGAGGAAGTATACAAGGACGTCGGCCAGCGCGGCGAACACCAGCAACACCGCGTAGAACAGCGCCACGTAGGGCCTCAGCTGGGAGAGAAGAGAGGAGCGGAACTCCACCACCGTGGCGAAGCTCCGCGCCGCCACATCCAGCACCTCCGGGAGCCTAGCCCCCGACCTCACCCCCTCCGTGATGATAAGCGCAAACCGGCGGAAGTTAGCCGAGGGGAGCTCCCCCGCCATCCTCCAGAGGGCCTCCTCCACTGTCAGCCCCCCAACCTCCGCCAGCGACAGCACCCTCCTCAAGACATCGGCCATGGGCCTAACCCCCAGCTGCGCCGCCACCTCCAAGGCGCTTCTCATGTCCAGCCCCGCCGCCGCCGCGTCTGAAAAAACTCTCAAAACCTGGGGAATCTGCCCTTCCAGCCTATACACAAACACAGACCGCCTCCACGCCCCGTAGCCCACCGCGATCAGCACAGCCCCCAGCCCCACACCTAGCCAAAAAGCCCGCACATAGAGAAACTCCAGCACGGAAACTAAAGCGATCATTCATTAATAAATTACTGTGCTGAAAATACCGCCGAGAATATAGCCCTCTGGCAGTGATTAGCATAACTATGTAAAAACATCAGACGTCGCGACCTCGCGGCAGTATATGTAGTTTTCCAAGTAGCTGGCACTAATCCTCTCAGAATAATATACATAATGGTACTAATATAGGCATGTTGGAGCCCCTCCTGAGGATGTGTAGCGACTATGAAAATCATGAATAAACTCAAGGTAAAACAGATAATAAAAAAGATATCTTATGAAGCTGTAACTGTCGTTGCTATTTCTGTACCCCGTGCTGTTACTAGCTTCACAGTGTAATCATAGCCCGCATTAAGTGAGCAACCCAATATAGCCTTAACCATCAATATATCACCAGTTTTATTGTAATTATTCGCTGTCGAGAGATCTTTAGGTCCGCATATTATTGTATTTGTTCCTGCTTGTAATATATATAAAGTTGACCATTTTACAGGTAAATTTGTTAGATTCCTTATATATAGTGTAACCTCCGCATTCGTCGCTTTTAGACTTGTTGCCTCTATCTTAAGTTTCTCGGCGGCGGCCATCTGCTCTGCTTGGGATGTGGCTTTTGTGACGTATCCGGCGAACCAGAGGTATACCAGCACCGCTCCTATTACCGCCACCACTATTAGCAACACCGCGGCGACTATTGGTTCGAGACCTTTGGTTTTGGTTTTCATGTGAGCCCTGTACCTCCAGTTTAAAATATTCTGTGGTGCGCCTTCCGTTGTATACTGGTTATATATGCATTAGACAAAAACCTTGCGTTCTGCGGGGTACACCATAAAAAATTTCTACAGATGTCCACTTGTCTACATGCGTGGGGTTTCGGAAGTCGTGGTGAATGTCCTCCTTCTCGCGATCACCGTGGCGGCGTCGACTCTACTCTTTTCGATATTTTTTAATGTGTATACCCAGCAACAGAGCCGCTTGGTTGTTGAGGGGGCTGGCGACGTGTGTGTTGCCCGGGTTTTTGACGTGGGGAATGTGAGCGGCGTCGCTAGATTTTACATATACAACAGGGGCAACGTGGCCTGTATATTTGACAAAGCGTACATATACTCTGGGAGCGCCGTGGCGGGGCCGTGGTCTGTGTCGAGTTGCCGGGTTGCGCCTCAGTCGGTGTCTCTCTGCGACAGCTCTGCTCCTTACCGCGTCGGCGTTGTATACCGCCTGACGGGGCCGCGGGGCGAGGTGGCCGAGGTGTCGTGGCCTGGGCCATGAGGGGCCTCTCCACCGTGGCGGGGTTTGTCGTCTTCGTCCTAGCCTTGATAATACTGTTCGCCTCGGTGTTCTTCTTCTACAACATGTTGCAGACGGCGGCGCAGAAGGGGGTTGAGCGGGTGCAGAACAGCGCCGTGAGAGACTTCGAGGCGTCCTTCACCTACGGGCCGGGTGGGTGCGGCGTGGGGGGCGGCTGGATTTACTACGTGGTTCAAAACGCCACGGGCCACGTGCTGGG
The sequence above is drawn from the Pyrobaculum ferrireducens genome and encodes:
- a CDS encoding RAD55 family ATPase translates to MKLRGVTLVYGPPGSGKTTLTAWYVHGNYDKVFWVSAFEDEVAFRKNMAALGYDFGDRLVFWEAPLAEAGAFFNTLVDSVIRERPGALVIDSITEFLSLGGGVDVIHNVVYRVIKQAGIDVFLTAEREVAEKVAYIADNVIELVYDLKPYGAIREILVKKVRGGKAGYSVPFVIAEGSGVILFEESTAPTSAVEVVETGWCLDAAAGGLYKGLLHSVVGPMGAGKNWFMINTARALMERGRKVRYIDMATGGLIYAETRGVPALKMEMNFEELLVTLYKLAREGYDAVFIRGLDLVRAMYGDESLYKVLKVLRKIAQMGPAIVVSLRDLEKFDMFFDVVIRVDKGVVQAVRAPGGKVGVDIPC
- a CDS encoding type II secretion system F family protein, producing the protein MIYELYRQSGLAFSYRRYLFVLVVAPIAAGAAAGIVALFLFGPVAAVAIGAVAALLTFAGVLLYPVYLITARRSHFENNFVYTLGVMLPLLAAGLPLGRVVTRLAEVEEDRFIARELALAAREMVVMGSSPEEALAHSAERVPSPSYRETVELITKSSRITQRVDLVLMARLDWMLRAKQVKAQSLVRSLSLMFEIFVVVVMLLPLLVYIVALAFSPLGALQAGPMNVDPLTLMLFMALIYIPIVGFIFYVIFDSMANI
- a CDS encoding type II/IV secretion system ATPase subunit; translated protein: MGADVAGVLNILDQYEVSEYVQAVVYVDGEGFRRYRPVEPPLSEEEARQLAALKRAVQNVGEVRDGVLKLARERRAEYLEELARRAASEFKIRIDERRWGKLMYFLRRDLLGYGRLDPLVRDPFIEDIHVDGPGHVYIWHSRWESLKTDIVLTAEELDGYVQRFSALVGRPVSYADPVLEGMLPEGFRVELAIPPVSPRGPSFVVRKYFVVPITLVDMVKMGTISSDAVAYLWLMLDYGRNIVIVGPTGAGKTTLLNALLYLVRPDAKILTIEDTREINIIHDHWQALLTRPGRHEGVRDVSAFDLLAIAMRSRPDYVVVGEVRGEEAYVLFQAFGSGHSGATTIHAETIEDAVRRLLTRPMHVPPMLVGLAHVFVRILRVKVGGQITRRVVEIAENMGVTRGGRPRLHYVYRWNPEADRLEQVEESRHLETISRTRFVSLDYLKRELERRKALIAEMVKHGFSTPYVVAKIFTKYHIDPDRTLEEVRRGAV
- a CDS encoding type II secretion system F family protein yields the protein MLEFLYVRAFWLGVGLGAVLIAVGYGAWRRSVFVYRLEGQIPQVLRVFSDAAAAGLDMRSALEVAAQLGVRPMADVLRRVLSLAEVGGLTVEEALWRMAGELPSANFRRFALIITEGVRSGARLPEVLDVAARSFATVVEFRSSLLSQLRPYVALFYAVLLVFAALADVLVYFLLPELAKFSAASAGPIQGIQPAVVSRDLAIRVLYISGIANSVVGGAVVGRLVSGSARAGMVHGGAGVIMVGVGLWAPMWLGF
- a CDS encoding archaellin/type IV pilin N-terminal domain-containing protein → MKTKTKGLEPIVAAVLLIVVAVIGAVLVYLWFAGYVTKATSQAEQMAAAEKLKIEATSLKATNAEVTLYIRNLTNLPVKWSTLYILQAGTNTIICGPKDLSTANNYNKTGDILMVKAILGCSLNAGYDYTVKLVTARGTEIATTVTAS
- a CDS encoding archaellin/type IV pilin N-terminal domain-containing protein; its protein translation is MRGVSEVVVNVLLLAITVAASTLLFSIFFNVYTQQQSRLVVEGAGDVCVARVFDVGNVSGVARFYIYNRGNVACIFDKAYIYSGSAVAGPWSVSSCRVAPQSVSLCDSSAPYRVGVVYRLTGPRGEVAEVSWPGP